A genomic stretch from Corvus cornix cornix isolate S_Up_H32 chromosome 7, ASM73873v5, whole genome shotgun sequence includes:
- the LOC104694162 gene encoding tetratricopeptide repeat protein 30B, which yields MEAAPVPDGQYTAVVYGLISGGRYAEAVSLLNRGLQKSCRSRGCLSLLGYCHYQLQEFAAAAECYEQLVALHPQLLPYRLYHAQALYKAGLFAEALRAASALLDVPAFHRRALRLQAAVHYAQGDLPAAQSLVEEELAAAADGGPGAAEDPSERADAEVNLGCLLYRQGRHEEAGGKFASAMQVLGYCPELSYNMALCSYAAKQYPAALKYISDIIKRGIHQHPELSVGMTTEGIDVRSVGNTLLLHRTALVEAFNLKAAIEYQLRNLRAAQEALTDMPPRTEEELDPVTLHNQALMNMDNQPTDGFGKLQFLLLQNPCPPETFGNLLLLYCKHQYYDLAADVLAENAHLTYKLLTPYLYNFLDAIITCQTAPEEAFHKLDDAAGTMAEQLRKLTKQVQEARQNWDEEALRKAINEYDETLDKYVPVLMAQAKICWDMKNYTMVEKIFYKSMEFCKDHEVWKLNVAHVVFMQESKYKEAIKFYEPIVKKHYNNILDVSAIVLANLCVSYILTSQNEDAEELMRKIEKAEEQLSYDNPDKNTYHLCIVNLVIGTLYCVKGNYDFGISRIIKSLEPYNKKLSTDTWYYAKRCFLSLLENMSKHMIMLRDSVTQECVQFLKQCEQYGRNIPAVIEHPLEESGMHSGKNTVTYEARLLRALMYKISGWAE from the coding sequence ATGGAGGCCGCGCCGGTGCCCGACGGGCAGTACACGGCTGTGGTGTACGGGCTCATCAGCGGCGGGCGCTACGCTGAGGCGGTGTCGCTGCTGAACCGCGGGCTGCAGAAGAGCTGCCGCTCCCGgggctgcctctccctgctgggcTACTGCCACTACCAGCTGCAGGAGTTCGCGGCGGCGGCCGAGTGCTACGAGCAGCTGGTGGCGCTGCACCCGCAGCTACTCCCGTACCGGCTGTACCATGCGCAGGCCCTCTACAAGGCCGGGCTGTTCGCCGAGGCCCTGCGCGCCGCCAGCGCGCTGCTGGACGTCCCCGCCTTCCACCGCCGGGCCCTGCGCCTCCAGGCCGCTGTCCACTATGCCCAGGGCGACCTCCCAGCGGCCCAAAGCCTTGTGGAGGAGGAGCTCGCCGCCGCTGCTGATGGCGGCCCCGGAGCAGCCGAGGACCCATCGGAGCGGGCCGACGCCGAGGTCAACCTGGGCTGCTTGCTGTACCGGCAGGGCCGGCACGAAGAGGCCGGCGGCAAGTTTGCCAGCGCCATGCAAGTGTTGGGGTACTGCCCGGAGCTGTCCTACAACATGGCGCTGTGCTCCTACGCGGCCAAGCAGTACCCTGCGGCCCTCAAGTACATCTCCGACATCATCAAGCGCGGCATCCACCAGCACCCAGAGCTCAGCGTGGGCATGACCACCGAGGGTATCGACGTCCGCAGCGTGGGCAACACGCTGCTCCTGCACCGCACGGCCCTGGTGGAGGCCTTCAACCTCAAGGCGGCCATTGAGTACCAGCTGCGCAACCTGCGAGCGGCGCAGGAGGCGCTCACGGATATGCCGCCGAGGACTGAGGAAGAGCTGGATCCGGTCACGCTGCACAACCAAGCACTCATGAACATGGACAACCAGCCCACTGATGGCTTTGGGAAGCTGCAGTTTCTTCTCCTTCAGAACCCCTGTCCACCAGAAACTTTTGGTAACTTGCTACTCCTCTATTGCAAGCATCAGTACTACGACCTGGCAGCTGATGTGTTGGCAGAGAATGCCCATCTGACCTACAAACTTCTCACACCTTATCTGTACAACTTCTTGGATGCCATTATTACTTGTCAAACTGCCCCTGAGGAGGCTTTCCACAAGCTAGATGATGCAGCAGGGACAATGGCTGAGCAGCTAAGAAAACTCACAAAACAGGTACAGGAAGCTAGGCAAAATTGGGATGAGGAAGCTCTAAGAAAAGCAATTAATGAGTATGATGAGACTCTGGATAAATATGTACCTGTCTTGATGGCCCAGGCAAAGATTTGTTGGGACATGAAGAACTACACAATGGTAGAAAAGATCTTCTACAAATCAATGGAATTCTGCAAGGATCATGAGGTGTGGAAGCTCAACGTGGCTCACGTGGTCTTCATGCAGGAGAGCAAGTATAAAGAGGCTATTAAGTTCTATGAGCCAATAGTTAAAAAGCACTACAACAACATTCTTGATGTCAGTGCCATTGTGTTAGCAAACCTCTGCGTTTCCTACATCCTGACAAGCCAGAATGAAGACGCAGAGGAACTAATGAGAAAGATCGAGAAGGCAGAAGAGCAGCTGTCCTATGATAATCCTGATAAAAATACCTACCATCTTTGCATTGTCAATCTAGTCATTGGTACCCTCTACTGTGTGAAGGGAAACTATGACTTTGGTATTTCAAGGATCATTAAAAGCCTGGAGCCATATAACAAAAAACTGAGCACTGACACGTGGTATTACGCCAAGCGGTGTTTCCTGTCCTTGCTGGAGAACATGTCCAAGCACATGATCATGCTGCGTGACAGTGTGACTCAGGAGTGCGTGCAGTTTCTGAAGCAATGTGAACAGTATGGAAGAAACATCCCAGCTGTCATTGAGCACCCCCTTGAAGAGAGTGGGATGCACAGTGGGAAAAACACAGTCACCTATGAAGCCAGGCTTTTGAGGGCACTGATGTATAAGATCAGTGGGTGGGCTGAGTAA